The genomic segment tcagctcaagagAGGAATATGTTTTGACTATTTAAGTGTGTAGGGCTTAGTTGGTAATTTaaataaagaaggaaataaaaagaaaaaaaaatattaatataagaAGTAATTTAGTGTAggccaaaaaatcaaaaaaaaagtgttggcttaaaaggaaaaaaaaaaaaaatatatatataggattaaAGAGATGAGAGAAgcccacaaaaaaaaagaaaaagaaaaaaagagaaaaaaaaaaaaaaatgagagacgtgaaaaaagaggagagaaacgggaaaaaaagaaaatagaagcgaaaacaaggaaaaaaaaaaagagagagaaaagagaagaaaagagaggagaaaaataaGGATTTTCAACCCAAATCATCAAGGTAATTACTCtatcttttatttaagtttattacataattatgggtgaatctttatggtgaaaacatggggatattttgaggaattgagaaagtttagctctagggttcttcaactaaaatcattgatttgaaagggCAAAACATCGgattttagacttctatatATCGTTGGAATCCTCTCGTTAAGGCCTTTCCGAAAACATAAGTCTTGTCGGGTTTTGAACACATTGACCGGAGGGCGTTTTCgtcctttaaaatttgactttaaccgtttaagcctctaaaaatatagaagtggtTTACCCTAAGGGTTTTGACCATTCTAAATCCGTTTTTGTGTAGTTTGAGGCAATCCGGAGACTCGAGAACGCAGTTTTGATTTATTGGAAAGTgtgcttgaattgtgaatttgaggtaagtgagactttaagctttgggtacttgcttttcaaaacccgttttaaaaatatgttttctcTGCCTGGTCCATGTGTTGGGGCGAGCGTGTGCTTGGCAGAATCGGTGGTCCTTAAGGCCAACcgcatatactttattttcaaataatccaaaactctctttataaattgttttgtgatgtgatatagcTGTGAGCcatgatattggggcattgtgtatgcttcccttagcattgtgtatgcttcttgattatattggggcattgtgtatgcttcccttagcattgtgtatgcttcttgatgatattggggcattgtgtatgcttcccttagcattgtgtatgcttcgaCATATTTGGCACATTGTGTATGTTGCGTGGATTCATAGTGTTGACTAATTCTTTAATTGCCACTTATGACGGTTCGTAGTGTAAATTgtgttgagatatataatatatttgataaaCGGTGGTTTGGACCTTGGTTGctattatataatgatatattcatgtgcataatatttttgtgcttgttgtgtgtttgtattttctaacacttgttCCGGGGGTATTTGAAGTGGCGGGTCGAGGATCTTCTTTgggttatatttatgtataactcaCTCCTTACCTGCATGTCCATGCAGATACTGTCGTTGAGAACGAGGCTGGTAATTGAAGATTTCGTGAGTGGATTCTGTTGCTGAGGTgagccaccgcattgttcgtgGAGGCAACCATTTCAGCTTTATCTAGTTTATTtctagttatttcttttattttgggtttacaTGCCTGACACTCAAACTCATGTAACTCTGTTAGATGCGCCATGGTCTCAGCGTAGGATGCGGGCTAGAGATTCTTTTTATCTTAGCGTTGGTTGGTTTTCATAAATCGATTATGGATTTGGTTGGCGACTATTtcgcatttttatcattaataacgtTGTTGGACCTGCACCTATTTTCTTTTAGTGCTTTTATAAATGATTAAGAGTATGATATATGGTTCGCTTTGGCGGGTAGTGTTCTCTGGGTGCCAGTCACGTCTAAGGGgtattttgggacgtgacaaagttggtatcagagtgTAGGCTTTAAGTCCCGGGTCCATGGAGCagtgtttagtagagtcttgttcatGGGTATGTAGGCGCCCATACTTATGACCTTGAGGCTACTTTTGGACATCTAGGAagttttccttctttcattcCTTGTTCGTGCGTGAGTTGAATCAAGTTTAACCTTGTAATATTTATTTCGCAGATGGCTAAGAAACGCGCATCTTCATCTGCTAAACGTGGTGCTGGACAGAGTGCTACCCGCGGTGGTAGACAAGCTAGTGCTCATCAGACTAGAGCTCAGACTAGGACTCAGGCCACTCCTCAGCCTGAAGTTGTGAATGGGGGTCAGCCCCGAGTTGCGTCAGAGCAAGTGGAGGAACAAGTGGTTCAGAACACTCCACCGGCACCAGCTGCTACCCCTACTATTGCTATGCCCGCAGATGTGGTGACCAGATTATTGAATGTGTTGGAGGCATTGGCGCCTAATCATGGTGGAATTCCAGGTCCTCAGGCTACTTCACAAGCACAAGCTCAAGTTCAGTTGAATGTTGCAGCTAATCAGACACCTCAGTTGGCCCCTCAACAGGTTGTCCCGTCTGCAGGGCAATCTAAGGAGTTTAAGAATTTCATGGATCTTAAGCCACCAGAGTTTGatgcttcaccaacttctatTGAACCTCAGAAGTTCATTGATCGTTGTGAAAAGATATTGACTACGTTGGGGCTGAAGGAGGCTCGTGGTGTGGAATTTGCCACTTTCTTATTCTCAGGGTCCGCAGAGTCTTGGTGGATTTCGATTCAGAGAGGTAGACAAGCAGGGTTACCACCTATTACTTGGTCGGGAATTTTTCCTTGTTTAAGGACGGGTTTATTCCATTAAGCAAGCAAGATGACATGAGACGTCGGTTCAATAATGCAACGGCGGGGAACTATGACCGTTACGAGAATATGAGGCCAAGTTTACGGATTTATCCGGTATGTACCTTATTTGGTAGAGGATCCGAGAGAGAAGGTGAGACGATTTGTGGATGGACTTGAGCATCGCTATCGTGGTCTGTGGTACGAGATGTGCGATATGGTACCTATTCGGATGTAGTTGACAACTTTCTCTCCGTTACGAGTCCTATCTAGAAATGGACAAAGTTGAGCGTGAAAGCAAAAAGTCACGTAACACGGGTGGGTTTAGTGGTGCTCCATACGGGGGCAAGAGTGGTTTTTATCGTGGGCGGTCCGGATCTACTCGGTCGAATCGGTGGTGCGGTCTTCTAGTGGTTATTCGGCTAGACGGGGGCCGGCGACGGATGCGGAGGAAGGGTAATAGCTCATATCGGTCGGGTTATCATCCGAGGTGTTCTAACGTGGTAGAAATCACGGTGGTCGTTGCTTTGGGGCGGAGATGgggcttgttttacttgtggtgAAAAGGGGCATATTGCTAAATAGTGTCCTAAAGGAAATTCGGTGCTAGTCGAGCTACTACACGGCGCGAGGGAACTACTACGGCTACACACGGTCGGATTCGGCCCGGCTAGGACCGCTCCACGGGGGTGCTCGTGGACAGGGACGACAGGGTGCACAGGTTGCTCAGGGAGGGGGTGGACCGCCGAGATTCTTTGCTATGACCAGACAGGATGTCGAGGCATCTAATGCAGTAGTCACAGGTATTATTACTATTGGTTCTCATGGTGCATATGCTCTTATTGATCCCGGTTCTACGTATTCGTATGTATCTCCTTCTTTTGCTATATTCTTAGAACGGGGAGTTGAGTCTATTAATGTGCCATATGTGGTAGAAACCCCAGTGGGGGAGAGTATATTAGTGGATagagtttatagagattgtgtgATATCTGTTCAGGGCAGGGACACCGTAGTTGATCTATGTGTGTTACCGATGTCCgctttcgatgtgattatgggcatggattggttggcatcATGTTATGCATCGGTTGATTGCTATGCTAAGCTTATACGTTTTAATTTTCTTGGAGAACCTTTAGTGTGGAAAGGCATGACTCCTGTGACTCaaggaaaaataatatcttATGTAAAGGCACGCCGAATGATTAATCATGGGTGTTTGGGTTTTATTGCCACCGTTCATGATACTCGAGCGGAGAATGTTACTATTGATAGTGTTCCTGTTGTTCGCGAATTTGCGGATGTTTTTCCTGAAGATTTACCGGCCTACCCCCCATGAGAGAAATCGAGTTCAGCATTGATTTAGTTCCAGGGACTCaacctatctctattcctccataTCGTATGGCTCCGGTGAGTTGAGAGGCGAAGGTTCAACTCCAAGAGCTACTTGATAAGGGGTTCATTAGGCCTAGTGTATCGCCTTGGGGTGcacctgtgttatttgtgaaaaagaaagatggcacgatgagaatgtgcattgactacaggCAACTGAACAAGGCGACTatcaagaataagtatccattgcctcgtattgatgatttgtttgatcagctgcAGGGTGCTACTCATTTTTCCAAAATCGACTTGAGATCAGGTTATCATCAGTTGAGAATCAAGACTGACGACATCTCCAAGACAGCTTTTCGGACAAGATATGGGCACTTCGAATTTTTGGTGATGTCATTCGGGCTGACTAATGCCCCCGCAGCATTTATGGACCTCATGAACAGGGTATTCAAGCCATACTTAGACcattttgtgattgtgttcattgatgatattttggtctaCTCTCGGAGTGAGGCTGAGCATGGACAACACTTGAGAATTGTGCTACAGACACTTAAGGAACAAAAgctttatgccaagttctcaaaatgtgagttctggttaagCACAGTTTCCTTTTTAGGACACGTGGTGTCCCGAGATGGGATTCAAGTTGATCCAAAGAAAATTGAAGCAGTTCGAGATTGGCCTCAACCCACTACTCCCCACGGAGATACGCGGTTTCATGGGACTAGGCTGGATATTACGAAGGTTTGTGGAGGGTTTCTCGAAGATAGGCTTGCTCCATTGACACGTTTAACTCGAAAAGGTGTGGTATTCCGGTGGTCGGATGAATGTTCGAAAGCTTTCGAAATTAAAGACCGcattgactacggctccgattTTGACCTTACCTGCGATGAGGGTGGTTTCAccatttattgtgatgcatctCGAGTCGGGTTGGGTTGTGTCTTGATGCGAGAATGGTAAAGTGGTAGCTTATGCGTCTCGACGACtaaagaaacatgagaagaattatccaactcatgatttagaattggCCGCGATTGTATTTGCACTCAAGATGCGGCGTCACTATCTTTATGGTGAGCCGTGTGAAATCTATACGATCACAAGAGTTTGCAATACATATTCAAGCAAAGAGATCTGAATTTGAGACAGCGACGGTGGTTAGAGTTACTTAAAGATTATGATCTtactattttgtatcatcctggtaaggcgaATGTGGTGGCAGACGCCTTGAGTAGaaagtctatgggcagcttggCCCGATTTACTGCTGAAGAACGACCTATGGCTAAGGATATTCAGGCATTAGCCAACCGCGGAGTTCGGATTGATCATACAGTACAGGGCAGGTTACTTGCAGTTATGGTGGCACAATCGTCCTTAGTGGGGCAGGTCAAGGCttgccaatatgaagatccccgtCTTGCTAGACTGCGAGATCGAGTGCAAAATGGGGGCGTTAAGTCATTCTCTATTGATGGCGAAGGCGTGTTACGTTGTCATGGTAGACTGTGTATTCCTATGGTGGGTGATGTGAAGCAACTAATCCTTGAAGAGGCTCATAGCTCGCGATACTCCATCCACCCAGGTGCTACGAAGATGTACCAAGACTTGCGTGGATTATATTGGTGGAAAGGTATGAAGGTGATATTTTGAAACATGTGACAAGTTGCttaaattgtcagcaggtcaaATATGAACATCAAAAACCCGGCGGAGTAATGCAAAACTTGATTATCccagagtggaagtgggaaaggatTACGATGGATTTCGTAGTTGGTTTGCCGAAtactttcaagaaacatgacTCAGtctgggtaattgtggatagactcaccaaaTCTGCTCATTTTATACCAGTTCGGGTTACTCATACCGCAGAGCAGTTAGCAAATATTTACCTCCGTgagatagtacgacttcatggtgtgcCTATTTCTATAATATCTGATCGAGGTGCACAATTTACTGGCTTTgagttttggaagtcttttcgAAGTCGTTGGGTTCACGGTCGAGTTGAGTACGGCTTTTCATCCACAAGCCGATGGACGGTCGAGCGAGTTATTCGGATTTTAGAGGACATGCTTAGAGCTTGCGCGATTGATTTTGGTGGCCATTGGGACGATCGGTTGCCTTTgcgagtttgcttataataacagctaccaatCGAGTATACAGATGGCGCCGTTTGAGGCTCTATATGGCCGCAGGTGTCGTTCACCAGTTGGATGGTTCGAACCGGGCGAAACACAACTATTAGGTCCAGATCTGGTTCAGCAAGCCTTGGAAAAAGTTGCATTGATACGAGAACGGCTTCGGACGACAAAAGCGAGACaaagtcctatgcagataagAAAGTACGTGATATGGAGTTCATGAAGGGGGAAAAAGTCTTTCTAAAAGTATCCCCTATGAAAGGAGTTATGAGATTCGGTCGGAAAGGTAAGTTAAGTCCTAGGTACATTGGTCCTTATGAGATTTTGGATCGAATTGGGTTGGTGGCATATAGACTTGCTTTACCTCCGAGATTGTCTGTTGTTCATCCTGTATTTCACGTGTCTATGCTAAGACGATATGTTGGTGATGATAGCCATAAGATTCAACCAGAGGATGTGGAGCTCGATgaaaatttgacttatgaggagggtCCGATATCTATTCTTGATAGGCAAGTGCGACAATTGAGGTCGAAGAaggtagcttcagtcaaagtgtTGTGGCGTAATCATCCAAccgaggaggctacttgggagtcTGAGGCGGATATGCGAGATaaatatcctcatttatttGACGCGACAGGTATGATCTAGatccgttcgaggacgaacgtcATTTTAAGTGGTGGAGAATGTAAtagcccatattttttttttctaggctTAGTTggtaatttaaataaaagaaaaaaataaaaaaaaaaatatatatatatgaattaagtagtacaaaataaaagaaaaaagaggattaaagggtccttaaaaaaaaaaaaaaaaaagatgatgggccaagcccacacaaaaaaaaaaaaaaataaaagaaaaaaaaaaagacgagaGAGAGAAACGAGAAAACGAAAAAAAcgatagaagaaaaaaaggaaaaaaaaaaaaaggaagaaaaaggaagaaaaaagaggGGAGAAAAATAAGGATTTTCAACCCAAATCATCAAGGTAATGCTCTAgtcttttatttaagtttattacataattatgggtgaatctttatggtgaaaacatggggatattttgaggaattgagaaagtttagctctagggttcttcaactaaaatcattgatttgaaagggCAAATACATCGGATTTTAAACTTCTATATATCGTCGGAATCCTCTCGTTAAGGCCTTTCCGAAAACATAAGTCTTGTTGGGTTTTGAACACGTTGACCAGAGGGCGTTTCgtcctttaaaatttgactttaactGTTTACGCctctaaaaatatagaagtAGTTTACCCTAATAGTTTTGACCATTCTAAATCCGTTTTTGTGTAGTTTGAGGCAATTCGGAGACTCGAGAATGCGTTTTGATTTATTGGGAAGTgtgcttgaattgtgaatttgaggtaagtgagactttaagctttgggtacttgcttttcaaaacccgttttaaaaatatgttttctcTGCCTGGTCCATGTGTTGGGGCGAGCGTGTGCTTGGCAGAATCGGTGGTCCTTAAGGCCAAccgcatatattttattttcaaataatccaaaactctctttataaattattttgtgatgtgatatagGCTGTGAGCcatgatattggggcattgtgtatgcttcccttagcattgtgtatgcttcttgattatattggggcattgtgtatgcttcccttagcattgtatgcttcccttagcattgtgtatgcttcttgatgatattggggcattgtgtatgcttcccttagcattgtgtatgcttcccgaCATATTTGGCACATTGTGTATGTTGCCGTGGATTCATAGTGTTGACTAATTCTTTAACTGCCACTTATGACGGTTCGTAGTGTAAATTgtgttgagatatataatatatttgataaaCAGTGGTTTGGACCTTGGTTGctattatataatgatatattcatgtgcataatatttttgtgcttgttatgtgtttgtattttctaacacttgttCCAGGGGTATTTGAAGTGGCGGGTCGAGGATCTTACTgggttatatttatgtataactcaCTCCTTACCTGCATGTCCATGCAGATATTGTCGTTGAGAACGAGGCTGGTAATTGAAGATTTCGTGAGTGGATTCTGTTGCTGAGGTgagccaccgcattgttcgtgGAGGCAGCCATTTCAGCTTTATCTAGTTTATTtctagttatttcttttattttgggtttacaTGCCCGACACTCAAACTCATGTACTCTGTTAGATGCTCCATGGTCTTAGCGTGGGATGTGGGCTAGAGATTCTTTTTATCTTAACGTTGATTGGTTTTCATAAATCGATTATGGATTTGGTTGGCGACTATTtcgcatttttatcattaataacgttgttggacttgcacttattttctttagtgctttTATAAATGATTAAGAGTATGATATATGGTTCGCCCGGCGGGTAGTGTTCACGTCTTATTttgggtgccaatcacgtctaACAATTTGGCGTACTTGAGGGTTGAAGCTTACTTGTTTTGATTTTGGGAACCACACTCATGGCAAAATTGTTTGAATTTTCCCGAGTGTGTAGTTATTTTCTTTGTCCTTGTTCACTTTCTTAGTTTGTGTAAATGGCATATAATAAAAATTGGTTAGATGGTAGTTGTCAAATGACTTATGAGTGGAATTTTTCCCGTGCGTATATCAAACTTGTGATATAGGAGTGGTGGTCAAAATGACCATTGGGATAATTGTGCTTATTTTTCCTTCCCCTTCCCGAACACCCACTATGACGATTCTACTTTTGATTTGGATGATGATAGGCTTATAGAAGTGGAAGAAGTCTCAAATGCTCAAAATGAGAGGATAATGCTCATGTTagagaccattctcaaaaagaaggaaaagttgaaCTTAGAACTCAAGGACTTGAGGCAAGCAGTTAATGACATGAGTCAAGTAATTAATTGCAATGACAAAGCTATTAACAGCTTGGACGATCAAATGAAATCGTTGGTTGAGGCTCATAATGCTCACCAATTTGAGGGTGTTGAAAGTAGTCAAGAAAGGTCTGTATTCAAGGGAGAAAGTAAGCTTCATTATGAGAAATCAAAAATTAAACATCCGCCAACCAACTCTAGGATTATTGGAGATGccggagaagaaaggaaattagAGTCAATCGGTGTCATGAAAAGTATGGCTGAAATTGACTCTAGTTCGGGAGAAGAAGAGGATGTCAAAATCCAAGTGAATTTGCACTTTGAGAGATTGGTTTCTCATTCCAAGCATTTTTCAACATTGGAGTTGTGTGGTGATATGAGAATAGAACCACATGAATCCATGTGGGATTacgaaaaggaaaaacaagggCCTTACATTTTGGCAGTTTGAAAGTTcaagaagacaaaatgacaTCCCTCACTTAAAAGCCAAAAAGTGCGATATGCGACACCCGAGAGTTGGTCTTTGCTTCCCTACCACCGCCCCATGAGCGTCACTGTAATCTTGATTCAAATTTGGGGTGACAATTATTATCTTCAAAGTAAAGAGAAAAGTGGTAAAGTTTATTCACGTCATGCCATGACGTTAAATGCAGCGCTCTATGGAAGGCAAtccatattttctttatttttaatttaattttgcatttttattttttagataagtttttttttttattaatctaCATAATTTCACAATTTTTGGAATTGATTTAGACAATATTTGAAGTGTTGGAGTGGCTGCATATTGCAAAAGATGCACAAACCGCTTCAGGTAAATGACTAAAACTGACCTGTTTAAAATAGGTATCTCactcattttccctttttaagtACCCTGGACTTTTTCAGTAAAAAACAAACAACACAAAAAGAGACCCTGTCCTTCACGCTAGCACAACACACAAACTCACAACACTACTCGATCACACAACTCCATTGCTAGTCACATTTCCACGAGCGCCAAGCAAGTTTCTCGCCTCTCCtcatttcttttctctctccctCCATCACTTTCTTTGTGTttgcagatttttttttctttctctgtttcttctttatttt from the Lycium ferocissimum isolate CSIRO_LF1 chromosome 11, AGI_CSIRO_Lferr_CH_V1, whole genome shotgun sequence genome contains:
- the LOC132038071 gene encoding uncharacterized protein LOC132038071 — its product is MVRTGRNTTIRSRSGSASLGKSCIDTRTASDDKSETKSYADKKVRDMEFMKGEKVFLKVSPMKGVMRFGRKGKLSPRYIGPYEILDRIGLVAYRLALPPRLSVVHPVFHVSMLRRYVGDDSHKIQPEDVELDENLTYEEGPISILDRQVRQLRSKKVASVKVLWRNHPTEEATWESEADMRDKYPHLFDATGMI
- the LOC132038070 gene encoding uncharacterized protein LOC132038070, whose protein sequence is MAKKRASSSAKRGAGQSATRGGRQASAHQTRAQTRTQATPQPEVVNGGQPRVASEQVEEQVVQNTPPAPAATPTIAMPADVVTRLLNVLEALAPNHGGIPGPQATSQAQAQVQLNVAANQTPQLAPQQVVPSAGQSKEFKNFMDLKPPEFDASPTSIEPQKFIDRCEKILTTLGLKEARGVEFATFLFSGSAESWWISIQRGRQAGLPPITWSGIFPCLRTGLFH